Proteins co-encoded in one Ruegeria pomeroyi DSS-3 genomic window:
- a CDS encoding bifunctional riboflavin kinase/FAD synthetase, whose protein sequence is MRIIRDYRFLEPADRGASVAIGNFDGVHIGHRSVIELARQAAPDVPLGVMTFEPHPREYFAPDSPPFRLMRGPARAHRLEKLGVERLYELPFNAALAGLTPEGFARGVICDGLGLKHVVIGADFCFGKGRSGNAADMVRFGQQMGFGVTIAPLLEQTERVISSTAIRTALSEGRPRDAAAMLGHWHRIEGEVIGGEQRGRELGFPTANMSIDGLHPPRFGVYAVLVDVLDGPHKGSYHGAASVGVRPMFNGERPNIETFLFDFSGDLYGATLSVGLVEYLRPEMTFDGLDALIAQMDADCARARDILAAP, encoded by the coding sequence ATGCGTATCATCCGCGACTACAGATTTCTTGAACCCGCAGACCGGGGCGCCAGCGTCGCCATCGGCAATTTCGACGGTGTGCATATCGGGCATCGCTCGGTGATCGAGCTGGCCCGGCAGGCCGCACCCGATGTGCCGCTGGGGGTGATGACCTTCGAACCGCATCCGCGCGAGTATTTCGCCCCCGACAGCCCGCCCTTTCGCCTGATGCGCGGCCCGGCGCGGGCGCACCGGCTGGAAAAGCTGGGGGTCGAGCGGCTCTATGAACTGCCTTTCAACGCAGCGCTCGCCGGGTTGACGCCCGAAGGCTTCGCACGCGGGGTGATCTGCGACGGGCTGGGTCTGAAACATGTGGTGATCGGTGCCGATTTCTGCTTCGGCAAGGGCCGCAGCGGCAACGCCGCCGACATGGTGCGGTTCGGGCAGCAGATGGGGTTCGGCGTCACCATTGCGCCGCTCCTGGAGCAGACCGAACGCGTGATCTCGTCAACCGCGATCCGTACCGCGCTAAGCGAGGGCCGCCCGCGCGACGCCGCCGCGATGCTGGGCCATTGGCACCGGATCGAGGGCGAGGTGATCGGCGGCGAGCAGCGCGGGCGCGAACTAGGCTTTCCCACTGCCAATATGTCGATCGACGGGCTGCACCCGCCCCGGTTCGGCGTCTATGCGGTGCTGGTCGATGTGCTCGATGGGCCGCACAAGGGCAGCTATCACGGTGCCGCCTCGGTGGGTGTGCGACCGATGTTCAACGGCGAGCGGCCCAATATCGAAACCTTTCTGTTCGACTTCTCCGGCGATCTTTACGGCGCCACGCTGAGCGTCGGGCTGGTTGAGTATCTGCGCCCGGAGATGACCTTTGACGGGCTCGACGCCCTTATCGCGCAGATGGACGCCGATTGCGCCCGCGCCCGCGATATCCTGGCGGCGCCATGA
- a CDS encoding MaoC family dehydratase: MLDNLPRGTICIEDIEMGMTRYLRKQVTDEDIEMFAQVSTDRNPVHLDDEYARDTIFEGRIAHGMLTAGLISAVIGEQLPGHGTVYMGQSLKFLAPVRPGDTVYAEVKVIDIDFAKRRVKLDCHCAVDGKKVLVGEAMVLAPSRKFD; this comes from the coding sequence ATGTTGGACAACCTGCCGCGCGGAACGATCTGTATCGAAGATATCGAGATGGGTATGACCCGGTACCTGCGCAAGCAGGTGACCGACGAGGATATCGAGATGTTCGCCCAGGTCTCGACCGACCGCAATCCGGTGCATCTGGACGATGAATACGCCCGCGACACCATCTTTGAGGGGCGCATTGCCCATGGCATGTTGACCGCCGGGCTGATCTCGGCCGTGATCGGCGAGCAGCTGCCCGGCCATGGCACGGTCTACATGGGTCAGTCGCTGAAATTCCTTGCCCCCGTGCGGCCGGGCGATACGGTCTATGCCGAGGTCAAGGTGATCGACATCGACTTTGCCAAGCGCCGGGTCAAGCTGGACTGTCACTGCGCCGTCGATGGCAAGAAGGTGCTGGTGGGCGAGGCCATGGTGCTGGCCCCCTCGCGCAAGTTCGACTGA
- a CDS encoding cytochrome b5 domain-containing protein → MRAIVIGAGMGGLMTALALRQSGVFSAIEVYEQTRQPSTAGAGLNIPPNGARICRWLGVDLDGGDPKGPDGAIDGGRAAILKSTRQFNTDGSVTERPFDHVTAVGDGAGFHHMHRLDLLMCLYKRVFEFGPDSGTPCPISVHMDSRLTGLEQSQGGVTAAFANGHTATGDILVGADGINSATLSLAWPSPRPRRWTEVTCFRGLIPRETVAALRKPDGSPLDYNPIHSFSMDRHKTDRSGATTYWVRGGELLNVWIARYEPDSTAFEQEEGDWFPISREEITRDVGAAFAELPNRDDLVALAGAMVRPTKWGLYDRDALDSWVQGRICLLGDAAHPMLPTFGQGAAQAFEDAAALGCAFALHRRDVATALLHYERVRHYRASRFQLGSKFAFDHLRPKDTEAQKALLEGLDERVTPAFSHDKRGGENDAWIYAFDARNIGPTLPAKKWGPWDYREASKEDHAKATQSLWRPEVPADGARRVTRAEVARHNTRDDCWIIVSGKVYDITAWAPHHPGGAGIARIYAGKEATAEFGDYHSAQAVAHMAHFCIGELVETSDDIQPPA, encoded by the coding sequence ATGCGAGCAATCGTTATCGGCGCAGGGATGGGAGGGCTGATGACCGCCCTGGCGCTGCGGCAATCCGGGGTCTTTTCCGCGATCGAGGTCTACGAGCAGACCAGGCAGCCAAGCACAGCCGGGGCCGGGCTGAACATTCCACCCAACGGGGCGCGGATCTGCCGTTGGCTGGGTGTCGATCTGGATGGCGGCGATCCCAAAGGACCGGATGGCGCGATAGATGGCGGCCGGGCCGCGATCCTGAAATCGACCCGGCAGTTCAACACCGATGGCAGCGTGACCGAAAGGCCGTTCGACCATGTCACCGCAGTCGGCGATGGCGCCGGGTTTCATCACATGCACCGGCTGGACCTGCTGATGTGCCTCTACAAGCGGGTGTTCGAGTTCGGCCCCGACAGTGGCACCCCCTGCCCGATATCCGTCCATATGGACAGCAGGCTGACCGGACTGGAGCAAAGCCAAGGCGGTGTGACGGCGGCGTTTGCCAATGGACATACCGCGACCGGCGACATTCTGGTTGGCGCCGATGGGATCAACTCGGCCACTCTCAGTCTGGCCTGGCCCAGTCCGCGCCCCAGGCGCTGGACCGAGGTCACCTGTTTTCGCGGCCTCATTCCGCGCGAAACCGTGGCGGCGCTGCGCAAACCCGATGGCAGCCCGCTGGATTACAACCCCATCCACTCTTTCAGCATGGACCGCCACAAGACGGACCGCAGCGGCGCGACCACCTATTGGGTGCGGGGTGGCGAGCTGTTGAACGTCTGGATCGCCCGCTACGAACCCGATTCAACCGCCTTTGAACAGGAAGAGGGCGACTGGTTTCCCATCAGCCGCGAAGAAATCACGCGCGACGTCGGCGCAGCCTTTGCCGAGCTTCCCAATCGCGACGACCTGGTCGCCCTGGCCGGGGCGATGGTGCGGCCCACGAAATGGGGGCTTTATGACCGCGATGCGCTGGATAGCTGGGTGCAGGGGCGCATCTGCCTGCTGGGCGATGCGGCGCATCCGATGCTGCCCACCTTTGGGCAGGGCGCCGCGCAGGCGTTCGAGGATGCCGCCGCGCTTGGCTGCGCCTTTGCCCTGCACCGCCGCGACGTGGCCACTGCCCTGTTGCACTATGAACGGGTGCGCCACTATCGCGCCAGCCGGTTCCAGCTGGGATCGAAATTCGCCTTCGATCATCTGCGCCCCAAGGATACCGAGGCGCAAAAAGCGCTGCTCGAAGGGCTGGACGAACGTGTCACGCCAGCGTTTTCCCATGACAAGCGCGGCGGCGAGAATGACGCCTGGATCTATGCCTTTGACGCCCGCAACATCGGCCCCACCCTGCCCGCCAAGAAATGGGGACCGTGGGATTATCGCGAGGCGTCGAAAGAGGATCATGCAAAGGCGACGCAGAGCCTCTGGCGGCCAGAGGTTCCGGCCGATGGCGCCCGTCGCGTGACCCGCGCCGAGGTCGCCCGGCACAACACCCGCGACGATTGCTGGATCATCGTTTCGGGCAAGGTCTATGACATCACGGCCTGGGCCCCTCATCACCCCGGCGGCGCGGGCATCGCCCGGATTTATGCGGGCAAGGAGGCAACCGCCGAGTTCGGCGATTATCACAGCGCGCAAGCGGTCGCGCATATGGCGCATTTCTGTATCGGCGAACTGGTCGAGACATCGGATGATATACAACCGCCAGCATGA
- a CDS encoding HAD family hydrolase, which yields MTQIITALAEISERYRALFVDLWGCVHNGVTAYPEAVAALQAYRAAGGIVVLVTNSPKPRAGVATQLSQFKVPQDAYDTIATSGDSARSAMFRGAVGQKVYFMGEWERDAGFFEPLKLLDSPVEITRVPLQEAEGIVCCGPFDPMADPAVNRPDFLYAKTKGMKLLCANPDIVVDRGEIREWCAGALARLYTEMGGESLYFGKPHPPIYDLARRRLLSLGADIADSEILAIGDGIQTDIAGGQGEGIDSLFISGGLAASETKTGHSPDPAALTAYLDRENRMPTYTIGQLR from the coding sequence ATGACCCAGATCATCACCGCCCTTGCCGAGATTTCCGAGCGCTACCGCGCGCTGTTCGTCGATCTGTGGGGCTGCGTCCACAACGGGGTGACGGCCTATCCCGAGGCGGTCGCCGCGTTGCAGGCCTATCGCGCGGCTGGCGGCATCGTGGTGCTGGTCACCAACTCGCCCAAACCGCGTGCGGGTGTCGCAACACAGCTGAGCCAGTTCAAGGTGCCGCAGGACGCCTATGACACCATCGCCACCAGCGGTGACAGTGCGCGTTCGGCCATGTTCCGCGGCGCAGTTGGGCAAAAGGTCTATTTCATGGGCGAGTGGGAGCGCGACGCGGGCTTTTTCGAACCGCTCAAGCTGCTCGATTCCCCGGTTGAAATCACCCGTGTGCCGCTGCAAGAGGCCGAGGGCATCGTCTGTTGCGGCCCCTTCGACCCGATGGCCGACCCGGCGGTGAACCGGCCCGATTTCCTCTACGCCAAGACCAAGGGGATGAAGCTGCTTTGCGCCAATCCCGATATCGTGGTCGACCGTGGCGAAATCCGCGAATGGTGCGCCGGGGCACTGGCGCGGCTTTATACCGAGATGGGCGGCGAGAGCCTCTATTTCGGCAAACCGCACCCGCCGATCTATGATCTGGCGCGCCGCCGGCTGTTGTCCTTGGGGGCGGATATTGCCGATTCCGAGATCCTGGCGATCGGCGACGGCATCCAGACGGACATCGCCGGTGGCCAGGGTGAAGGTATTGATTCCCTGTTCATCTCGGGCGGTCTGGCTGCATCGGAAACCAAAACTGGCCACAGCCCCGACCCCGCAGCGCTAACAGCCTATCTGGACAGGGAAAACCGCATGCCAACTTATACCATCGGACAACTTCGCTGA